From the Geitlerinema sp. PCC 9228 genome, one window contains:
- a CDS encoding AI-2E family transporter, translating to MTFSEWIGFIALILSLYVLWQVRQFLLLTFAAVTLATILNLLVRRLQRWNIPRSLAVVLSLLIFFTVFIGFFWLLVPPFASQLQELAKLLLGDETRPSQLEQQLKEWIRQLSDILSQEQINNYINIEQLSEQLPNYLERLAQQLQPLFENLWERGISFLSGTFGVVFSLLLVFVLTIMFLAQPLAYRRGFIRLFPSFYRRRVDEILDLCEEALTGWLLGILVNMTVIAVFSWLGLSILRVDLALAHGILAGLLTFIPNIGPTLSVIPPFAIALLDSPLKAIGVFILYVIIQQMEGNFLTPYVMAQQVSLLPAVTLLAQVFFATFFGFLGLLLALPLAVVAQVWLQECLIKDILDRWQGKQHHLSEVSDIETITLPTGDTSALTPGEEQESSAREEK from the coding sequence GTGACCTTTAGCGAATGGATTGGTTTTATCGCTCTAATTCTGTCGCTTTACGTACTTTGGCAAGTACGGCAATTTTTGCTGCTTACCTTTGCGGCAGTGACCCTGGCAACCATCCTTAATTTGCTAGTGCGGCGACTCCAAAGGTGGAACATTCCTCGTTCCCTAGCAGTGGTGCTATCGCTGCTGATATTTTTCACCGTATTTATTGGTTTTTTCTGGCTGCTGGTGCCTCCCTTTGCTTCCCAGTTGCAAGAACTAGCCAAACTGCTTCTGGGAGATGAAACCCGACCCTCCCAACTAGAACAGCAGCTCAAAGAATGGATTCGGCAACTCAGCGACATTCTTTCCCAAGAACAAATCAATAACTATATCAACATCGAGCAACTGTCCGAACAGTTACCCAATTATTTGGAGCGGTTGGCACAACAATTGCAACCGCTGTTTGAAAATCTCTGGGAACGGGGAATTAGTTTCCTTTCCGGAACCTTTGGGGTAGTGTTCAGCTTGCTATTGGTCTTTGTACTCACGATTATGTTCCTGGCACAGCCGCTGGCGTATCGACGGGGATTCATTCGCCTGTTTCCTTCCTTTTATCGCCGGCGGGTCGATGAAATTTTAGATTTATGTGAGGAAGCTCTCACTGGTTGGCTGCTGGGAATTTTGGTGAATATGACCGTAATTGCGGTTTTTAGCTGGTTGGGTTTATCCATTTTGCGGGTAGACTTGGCTTTGGCCCATGGTATTTTGGCGGGATTACTTACTTTTATTCCTAATATTGGTCCCACGTTAAGTGTAATTCCCCCCTTCGCGATCGCGCTTTTGGATTCTCCCCTGAAAGCCATTGGCGTGTTTATTCTCTACGTCATCATCCAGCAAATGGAGGGGAATTTTCTCACACCTTACGTGATGGCACAGCAAGTTTCCCTGTTGCCGGCAGTAACGCTGCTCGCTCAGGTTTTCTTTGCCACCTTCTTTGGATTTTTGGGATTGTTGCTGGCTCTGCCTTTGGCGGTGGTTGCCCAAGTTTGGCTGCAAGAATGTCTGATTAAGGATATTTTAGACCGCTGGCAGGGAAAACAACACCACCTGTCGGAAGTGAGCGATATTGAAACCATTACCCTCCCCACAGGAGATACGTCGGCTTTGACGCCGGGAGAAGAGCAGGAGTCTTCGGCTAGGGAGGAAAAATAG